In Musa acuminata AAA Group cultivar baxijiao chromosome BXJ2-3, Cavendish_Baxijiao_AAA, whole genome shotgun sequence, the following proteins share a genomic window:
- the LOC135606897 gene encoding phosphatidylinositol/phosphatidylcholine transfer protein SFH13-like isoform X1: protein MTFEKMKECSEGSFTYDERKETRPDVENYEDERRRTRIASLRKKALHASTKFSHSLKKRGKRKVDFRVPSFSIEDVRDAEEEQAVHAFRQELIAKELLPDKHDDYHTILRFLKARRFDFEKTIQMWAEMLRWREEFGTDLILEDFEFEELEEVLHYYPQGYHGVDKEGRPVYIERLGKVEPNKLMHITTIDRYLKYHVQEFERALHEKFPACSFAAKRHIGSATTILDVHGVGLKNFSKTARDLLLNMHKIDGDYYPETLHQMFIVNAGHGFKLLWNTVKGFLDPKTTSKIHVLGTRYQCKLLEAIDSSQLPEFLGGSCTCYSEGGCLRSNKGPWNDPVIMKIVNSVGAACIREIRHVSDGEQANASYRMRHQLKRRNSDTSTAESGSDADDLGSPVIFSTAEYTHLAPVNEEVRGADSTGYYFSRDEHLVSVFKPVESGGKGAGSALKSSTEIKDDGCAFATGTSNSLGGLSTDRHNTIKDDAEEGKLQYISRALMKLLVKVLSFLRIFRRRPERRLENVHPSDVSSLIPDNHIVSEAVKEDKVTPYIERLEKLELILNELSRKPAEIPQEKEHAILDSMNRIKNVEFDLHKTNKVLQSTVMKQLEIEATLESLNDTSVRTLTLHQTILQTFKFVK, encoded by the exons ATGACTTTTGAGAAAATGAAAG AATGTTCTGAGGGATCTTTTACTTACgatgaaagaaaagaaacaaggcCTGATGTGGAGAACTACGAGGATGAGCGCAGAAGAACAAGAATTGCGTCTCTTAGGAAGAAAGCATTGCATGCTTCCACTAAATTCTCTCATTCTCTGAAGAAGCGAGGTAAGAGGAAAGTTGATTTCAGGGTTCCTTCATTTTCAATCGAGGATGTGAGAGATGCTGAGGAGGAGCAAGCAGTTCATGCATTCCGGCAAGAACTCATTGCCAAGGAACTATTGCCTGATAAACATGATGATTATCATACGATACTCAG ATTCCTCAAAGCTAGGAGGTTCGACTTTGAGAAAACAATCCAGATGTGGGCTGAGATGCTTCGATGGAGAGAAGAATTTGGAACAGACTTGATTCTGGAG GACTTTGAGTTTGAAGAGCTGGAGGAGGTTTTGCACTATTATCCTCAGGGTTACCATGGAGTTGATAAGGAGGGAAGGCCTGTGTACATTGAGAGACTTGGGAAAGTTGAGCCCAATAAGCTTATGCACATAACTACAATAGATCGCTACTTAAAATATCATGTGCAAGAGTTTGAGAGAGCCCTGCATGAGAAATTTCCTGCATGCTCTTTTGCTGCCAAAAGGCATATTGGTTCAGCGACAACAATACTAGATGTACATGGTGTG GGCTTGAAGAATTTCAGCAAGACAGCAAGGGATCTCTTGCTTAACATGCATAAGATAGATGGCGACTACTATCCCGAG ACGCTACACCAAATGTTCATAGTTAATGCTGGCCATGGTTTTAAGCTTCTCTGGAATACTGTAAAAGGATTTCTTGATCCCAAAACAACTTCAAAGATACAT GTACTAGGCACAAGGTACCAGTGTAAACTTCTTGAAGCAATCGACTCCAG CCAATTGCCAGAATTCCTAGGTGGTTCATGTACTTGCTACAGTGAAGGAGGGTGCCTCAGATCTAATAAAGGACCATGGAATGACCCAGTTATAATGAAG ATTGTAAATAGTGTTGGAGCAGCATGTATTAGGGAAATCAGACATGTATCTGATGGAGAACAGGCCAATGCCTCTTATCGTATGCGACATCAGTTAAAG AGAAGAAACAGCGATACGTCAACTGCTGAATCAGGATCTGATGCTGACGATCTAGGTTCTCCTGTCATATTTAGCACTGCTGAATATACTCATTTAGCCCCAGTTAATGAAGAA GTTAGAGGTGCAGATTCAACAGGTTACTACTTCAGCCGTGATGAACATTTGGTGTCAGTTTTTAAGCCTGTAGAATCTGGTGGAAAAGGAGCAGGATCTGCTTTGAAGTCATCCACTGAAATAAAAGATGATGGCTGTGCTTTTGCCACTGGAACATCAAATTCCCTAG GTGGCTTGTCAACTGATAGACACAATACTATCAAGGATGATGCTGAAGAAGGAAAACTACAATATATTTCTAGAGCATTGATGAAGCTGTTGGTAAAAGTGTTATCCTTCCTTCGAATTTTTCGAAGGAGACCAGAAAGGAGATTGGAGAATGTTCATCCATCAGATGTGTCGAGCCTGATACCTGATAACCATATAGTGAGTGAAGCTGTCAAGGAAGATAAAGTCACTCCTTACATAGAACGCCTCGAGAAGCTTGAGTTGATATTGAATGAACTTAGCCGCAAACCTGCAGAGATTCCACAAGAGAAAGAACATGCAATCCTAGATTCAATGAACAGGATAAAAAATGTTGAGTTTGATCTTCACAAGACAAATAAA GTACTGCAATCAACTGTGATGAAGCAATTGGAGATCGAAGCAACTTTAGAATCTCTAAATGACACCAGTGTTAGG ACATTGACCTTGCATCAAACAATTCTTCAGACTTTTAAATTTGTCAAATAG
- the LOC135606897 gene encoding phosphatidylinositol/phosphatidylcholine transfer protein SFH13-like isoform X2 encodes MTFEKMKECSEGSFTYDERKETRPDVENYEDERRRTRIASLRKKALHASTKFSHSLKKRGKRKVDFRVPSFSIEDVRDAEEEQAVHAFRQELIAKELLPDKHDDYHTILRFLKARRFDFEKTIQMWAEMLRWREEFGTDLILEDFEFEELEEVLHYYPQGYHGVDKEGRPVYIERLGKVEPNKLMHITTIDRYLKYHVQEFERALHEKFPACSFAAKRHIGSATTILDVHGVGLKNFSKTARDLLLNMHKIDGDYYPETLHQMFIVNAGHGFKLLWNTVKGFLDPKTTSKIHVLGTRYQCKLLEAIDSSQLPEFLGGSCTCYSEGGCLRSNKGPWNDPVIMKIVNSVGAACIREIRHVSDGEQANASYRMRHQLKRRNSDTSTAESGSDADDLGSPVIFSTAEYTHLAPVNEEVRGADSTGYYFSRDEHLVSVFKPVESGGKGAGSALKSSTEIKDDGCAFATGTSNSLGGLSTDRHNTIKDDAEEGKLQYISRALMKLLVKVLSFLRIFRRRPERRLENVHPSDVSSLIPDNHIVSEAVKEDKVTPYIERLEKLELILNELSRKPAEIPQEKEHAILDSMNRIKNVEFDLHKTNKVLQSTVMKQLEIEATLESLNDTSVRRRKFC; translated from the exons ATGACTTTTGAGAAAATGAAAG AATGTTCTGAGGGATCTTTTACTTACgatgaaagaaaagaaacaaggcCTGATGTGGAGAACTACGAGGATGAGCGCAGAAGAACAAGAATTGCGTCTCTTAGGAAGAAAGCATTGCATGCTTCCACTAAATTCTCTCATTCTCTGAAGAAGCGAGGTAAGAGGAAAGTTGATTTCAGGGTTCCTTCATTTTCAATCGAGGATGTGAGAGATGCTGAGGAGGAGCAAGCAGTTCATGCATTCCGGCAAGAACTCATTGCCAAGGAACTATTGCCTGATAAACATGATGATTATCATACGATACTCAG ATTCCTCAAAGCTAGGAGGTTCGACTTTGAGAAAACAATCCAGATGTGGGCTGAGATGCTTCGATGGAGAGAAGAATTTGGAACAGACTTGATTCTGGAG GACTTTGAGTTTGAAGAGCTGGAGGAGGTTTTGCACTATTATCCTCAGGGTTACCATGGAGTTGATAAGGAGGGAAGGCCTGTGTACATTGAGAGACTTGGGAAAGTTGAGCCCAATAAGCTTATGCACATAACTACAATAGATCGCTACTTAAAATATCATGTGCAAGAGTTTGAGAGAGCCCTGCATGAGAAATTTCCTGCATGCTCTTTTGCTGCCAAAAGGCATATTGGTTCAGCGACAACAATACTAGATGTACATGGTGTG GGCTTGAAGAATTTCAGCAAGACAGCAAGGGATCTCTTGCTTAACATGCATAAGATAGATGGCGACTACTATCCCGAG ACGCTACACCAAATGTTCATAGTTAATGCTGGCCATGGTTTTAAGCTTCTCTGGAATACTGTAAAAGGATTTCTTGATCCCAAAACAACTTCAAAGATACAT GTACTAGGCACAAGGTACCAGTGTAAACTTCTTGAAGCAATCGACTCCAG CCAATTGCCAGAATTCCTAGGTGGTTCATGTACTTGCTACAGTGAAGGAGGGTGCCTCAGATCTAATAAAGGACCATGGAATGACCCAGTTATAATGAAG ATTGTAAATAGTGTTGGAGCAGCATGTATTAGGGAAATCAGACATGTATCTGATGGAGAACAGGCCAATGCCTCTTATCGTATGCGACATCAGTTAAAG AGAAGAAACAGCGATACGTCAACTGCTGAATCAGGATCTGATGCTGACGATCTAGGTTCTCCTGTCATATTTAGCACTGCTGAATATACTCATTTAGCCCCAGTTAATGAAGAA GTTAGAGGTGCAGATTCAACAGGTTACTACTTCAGCCGTGATGAACATTTGGTGTCAGTTTTTAAGCCTGTAGAATCTGGTGGAAAAGGAGCAGGATCTGCTTTGAAGTCATCCACTGAAATAAAAGATGATGGCTGTGCTTTTGCCACTGGAACATCAAATTCCCTAG GTGGCTTGTCAACTGATAGACACAATACTATCAAGGATGATGCTGAAGAAGGAAAACTACAATATATTTCTAGAGCATTGATGAAGCTGTTGGTAAAAGTGTTATCCTTCCTTCGAATTTTTCGAAGGAGACCAGAAAGGAGATTGGAGAATGTTCATCCATCAGATGTGTCGAGCCTGATACCTGATAACCATATAGTGAGTGAAGCTGTCAAGGAAGATAAAGTCACTCCTTACATAGAACGCCTCGAGAAGCTTGAGTTGATATTGAATGAACTTAGCCGCAAACCTGCAGAGATTCCACAAGAGAAAGAACATGCAATCCTAGATTCAATGAACAGGATAAAAAATGTTGAGTTTGATCTTCACAAGACAAATAAA GTACTGCAATCAACTGTGATGAAGCAATTGGAGATCGAAGCAACTTTAGAATCTCTAAATGACACCAGTGTTAGG